The sequence gaaatgtATGTCGCTGGGGAATATGTTCCGACCAGGTGAAAATGGGCAAATGGACCTTTATGCCCCCAGTTCAAACTTTGAATCTGTCCGTCATCTTCCTCAGCgtcttccacctccgcctccgccccggcactccacctccgcctccgcggcTCTGCCACCCGCCCTCCACCTCCGCCCCggcactccacctccgcctccgcggcTCCGCCACCTGCCCTCCACCCCCGCGCTCCTCTCCCACGCCAGGGGCTCCTCCCGGCCCCCGCGCGCCCAGGTGGTGCTCTGCTGCCGCCCGCTGGTGGAGACGAGGTGCTGATCTACTGCCGGCCGCTGGTGGAGGCGAGCTGGTGCTCTGCTGCCGCCCGCTAGTGGAGGCGAGCTGCTGCCTACGCGCGCCCAAGGGCTGTTCCTCCCCATGCACAGGTGCTGCTGCCGCTGAAGTCCTCGCCGCTGGGCAGGAGCTGCTTTAGCTGGAGTTCTCAATTTTGCTCTCCTAGGTTCATCTCCTCGCCCATTACTCCCTCTGCATCATCCGAGTAAACAATTTGATGATCATAAACTTGATGTAATCATCTGTCTTAAATAATTTGAATAATTGCATGTAGTACAATCTTGGAGTAATACTGAAATTTAACACTGAAACTGAACAGTGATATTGAACACTGAAAGATGAACACTGAGTAGAACATGTACTGTCAATACAAGTTTGGACTTGTACTGTCAATACAAAAAATGAGCATGTACTGTCAATTTAACACAGGTTTGGACTTCTTAGTTTCATCAGTACTCCAAATCAGTAGGAGTATGAATTAATGGGCAAAAATAATTGCTACTCTCATTTCAGGTAAAATTGAGTAGGAATAGGAGTATGAATATCAGGAGCATGAATACCAAGAAGGGTAGTGGTAAAACATAGAGCATGGCCTCCGAAAATTTTACCTCAGCCTTACTTTGAACCCACTATCATTTCTGTACTCCATTATTCCCATAAGAGGGTCTCTTTCACCTGTAACTTGACATGATCAAGTAAACTGTGCACATGGCTATTTTTATTTGAATCTTCAGAATGTCCAAACTTTTAAACACTATGGTATGACTGAACAATCTAAAGTGTTTGACATAATTTGATGTAAATAAAATACTCCGGTCATTATTAGTATGCAAATTTGCAGTTAGTGCTTCGAAAAAAACACTATGGGAAATGACTTGAATGGAGAAATGTTGAGATACCAACCTGCTAGCTGAAAGTGCGGCATGCCGGCATGAGAGTGACTGATGCCCTCACACATCTTTTTTCAATAGCCCTTCTTTAAAACAATCTGATGGAAAAAAATTCAAGGTCACAAGTCATATTACTGTAGGGCTCATATTACTGTAGAAGagggaagagagagaagagagcaagAATATGGAGGTCACAAGAGGAGTATACTACAGTAGCTCTCCTCTTGTTGCAAGTCCTACACTAAACTACTAAAACTACTGCTTGCAAGTCCTAACATAACAGCAGCAATCATCATCAGTACTCCAAGTATCCAAGATCGAATAATTAACAGAAAAACAAGATAACCTAACAGAGCAAGATGGAGTAATCCAAGAAAATTAATTGAAAATTGCTGAGTAgtgttgtgtgcaagtgcaagtacTCCAAATTTGTTTGAGTAGCAAATCTTGGAGTACCGGAGGACTCCAAGTTAAATGTACTCAANNNNNNNNNNNNNNNNNNNNNNNNNNNNNNNNNNNNNNNNNNNNNNNNNNNNNNNNNNNNNNNNNNNNNNNNNNNNNNNNNNNNNNNNNNNNNNNNNNNNNNNNNNNNNNNNNNNNNNNNNNNNNNNNNNNNNNNNNNNNNNNNNNNNNNNNNNNNNNNNNNNNNNNNNNNNNNNNNNNNNNNNNNNNNNNNNNNNNNNNNNNNNNNNNNNNNNNNNNNNNNNNNNNNNNNNNNNNNNNNNNNNNNNNNNNNNNNNNNNNNNNNNNNNNNNNNNNNNNNNNNNNNNNNNNNNNNNNNNNNNNNNNNNNNNNNNNNNNNNNNNNNNNNNNNNNNNNNNNNNNNNNNNNNNNNNNNNNNNNNNNNNNNNNNNNNNNNNNNNNNNNNNNNNNNNNNNNNNNNNNNNNNNNNNNNNNNNNNNNNNNNNNNNNNNNNNNNNNNNNNNNNNNNNNNNNNNNNNNNNNNNNNNNNNNNNNNNNNNNNNNNNNNNNNNNNNNNNNNNNNNNNNNNNNNNNNNNNNNNNNNNNNNNNNNNNNNNNNNNNNNNNNNNNNNNNNNNNNNNNNNNNNNNNNNNNNNNNNNNNNNNNNNNNNNNNNNNNNNNNNNNNNNNNNNNNNNNNNNNNNNNNNNNNNNNNNNNNNNNNNNNNNNNNNNNNNNNNNNNNNNNNNNNNNNNNNNNNNNNNNNNNNNNNNNNNNNNNNNNNNNNNNNNNNNNNNNNNNNNNNNNNNNNNNNNNNNNNNNNNNNNNNNNNNNNNNNNNNNNNNNNNNNNNNNNNNNNNNNNNNNNNNNNNNNNNNNNNNNNNNNNNNNNNNNNNNNNNNNNNNNNNNNNNNNNNNNNNNNNNNNNNNNNNNNNNNNNNNNNNNNNNNNNNNNNNNNNNNNNNNNNNNNNNNNNNNNNNNNNNNNNNNNNNNNNNNNNNNNNNNNNNNNNNNNNNNNNNNNNNNNNNNNNNNNNNNNNNNNNNNNNNNNNNNNNNNNNNNNNNNNNNNNNNNNNNNNNNNNNNNNNNNNNNNNNNNNNNNNNNNNNNNNNNNNNNNNNNNNNNNNNNNNNNNNNNNNNNNNNNNNNNNNNNNNNNNNNNNNNNNNNNNNNNNNNNNNNNNNNNNNNNNNNNNNNNNNNNNNNNNNNNNNNNNNNNNNNNNNNNNNNNNNNNNNNNNNNNNNNNNNNNNNNNNNNNNNNNNNNNNNNNNNNNNNNNNNNNNNNNNNNNNNNNNNNNNNNNNNNNNNNNNNNNNNNNNNNNNNNNNNNNNNNNNNNNNNNNNNNNNNNNNNNNNNNNNNNNNNNNNNNNNNNNNNNNNNNNNNNNNNNNNNNNNNNNNNNNNNNNNNNNNNNNNNNNNNNNNNNNNNNNNNNNNNNNNNNNNNNNNNNNNNNNNNNNNNNNNNNNNNNNNNNNNNNNNNNNNNNNNNNNNNNNNNNNNNNNNNNNNNNNNNNNNNNNNNNNNNNNNNNNNNNNNNNNNNNNNNNNNNNNNNNNNNNNNNNNNNNNNNNNNNNNNNNNNNNNNNNNNNNNNNNNNNNNNNNNNNNNNNNNNNNNNNNNNNNNNNNNNNNNNNNNNNNNNNNNNNNNNNNNNNNNNNNNNNNNNNNNNNNNNNNNNNNNNNNNNNNNNNNNNNNNNNNNNNNNNNNNNNNNNNNNNNNNNNNNNNNNNNNNNNNNNNNNNNNNNNNNNNNNNNNNNNNNNNNNNNNNNNNNNNNNNNNNNNNNNNNNNNNNNNNNNNNNNNNNNNNNNNNNNNNNNNNNNNNNNNNNNNNNNNNNNNNNNNNNNNNNNNNNNNNNNNNNNNNNNNNNNNNNNNNNNNNNNNNNNNNNNNNNNNNNNNNNNNNNNNNNNNNNNNNNNNNNNNNNNNNNNNNNNNNNNNNNNNNNNNNNNNNNNNNNNNNNNNNNNNNNNNNNNNNNNNNNNNNNNNNNNNNNNNNNNNNNNNNNNNNNNNNNNNNNNNNNNNNNNNNNNNNNNNNNNNNNNNNNNNNNNNNNNNNNNNNNNNNNNNNNNNNNNNNNNNNNNNNNNNNNNNNNNNNNNNNNNNNNNNNNNNNNNNNNNNNNNNNNNNNNNNNNNNNNNNNNNNNNNNNNNNNNNNNNNNNNNNNNNNNNNNNNNNNNNNNNNNNNNNNNNNNNNNNNNNNNNNNNNNNNNNNNNNNNNNNNNNNNNNNNNNNNNNNNNNNNNNNNNNNNNNNNNNNNNNNNNNNNNNNNNNNNNNNNNNNNNNNNNNNNNNNNNNNNNNNNNNNNNNNNNNNNNNNNNNNNNNNNNNNNNNNNNNNNNNNNNNNNNNNNNNNNNNNNNNNNNNNNNNNNNNNNNNNNNNNNNNNNNNNNNNNNNNNNNNNNNNNNNNNNNNNNNNNNNNNNNNNNNNNNNNNNNNNNNNNNNNNNNNNNNNNNNNNNNNNNNNNNNNNNNNNNNNNNNNNNNNNNNNNNNNNNNNNNNNNNNNNNNNNNNNNNNNNNNNNNNNNNNNNNNNNNNNNNNNNNNNNNNNNNNNNNNNNNNNNNNNNNNNNNNNNNNNNNNNNNNNNNNNNNNNNNNNNNNNNNNNNNNNNNNNNNNNNNNNNNNNNNNNNNNNNNNNNNNNNNNNNNNNNNNNNNNNNNNNNNNNNNNNNNNNNNNNNNNNNNNNNNNNNNNNNNNNNNNNNNNNNNNNNNNNNNNNNNNNNNNNNNNNNNNNNNNNNNNNNNNNNNNNNNNNNNNNNNNNNNNNNNNNNNNNNNNNNNNNNNNNNNNNNNNNNNNNNNNNNNNNNNNNNNNNNNNNNNNNNNNNNNNNNNNNNNNNNNNNNNNNNNNNNNNNNNNNNNNNNNNNNNNNNNNNNNNNNNNNNNNNNNNNNNNNNNNNNNNNNNNNNNNNNNNNNNNNNNNNNNNNNNNNNNNNNNNNNNNNNNNNNNNNNNNNNNNNNNNNNNNNNNNNNNNNNNNNNNNNNNNNNNNNNNNNNNNNNNNNNNNNNNNNNNNNNNNNNNNNNNNNNNNNNNNNNNNNNNNNNNNNNNNNNNNNNNNNNNNNNNNNNNNNNNNNNNNNNNNNNNNNNNNNNNNNNNNNNNNNNNNNNNNNNNNNNNNNNNNNNNNNNNNNNNNNNNNNNNNNNNNNNNNNNNNNNNNNNNNNNNNNNNNNNNNNNNNNNNNNNNNNNNNNNNNNNNNNNNNNNNNNNNNNNNNNNNNNNNNNNNNNNNNNNNNNNNNNNNNNNNNNNNNNNNNNNNNNNNNNNNNNNNNNNNNNNNNNNNNNNNNNNNNNNNNNNNNNNNNNNNNNNNNNNNNNNNNNNNNNNNNNNNNNNNNNNNNNNNNNNNNNNNNNNNNNNNNCAAGTCCATAGAATAGATTTTACTGAAACTACTCCTGAGTTTGAGTAGCTTGTATGGCATGTCATGATTTTACAGAAACTACTCATATCATGATTTTACTGTCATTAATATGCAAGCAACAATTAAGTTCACAATATTATGCAAGTTAACAAGCTTCAGTAGCCCAAGTTTCAGTAGACAAATTAACACAAGCTACATACGACAACTTTCAAAAGAAGCTACAGCTGCTTCATGAGAATAAGCAAAGTTTCAGTACATTTGATCCATCTGGCCAAATCGAGAAGAAAACAAATCAGGGAAGTTTAACTAATAACTGCAGTTTACCCAGCCCCATGGTGAGAGGAAAACAAGCTGCAGTTACCACACACCCAAATTCAACCAATCTACTCCGGCCGGCCGGTTATCAAGTTCAAAGGTCTTGttcaaagagaagaagaagaagaatatgttcCATCAAAGAGGAGACGGGGTCAACCTTGATGCAAAAAGATTTTAAGTTAGTTAAAGGAAAAGGTTTCATTTTATTTTACTCCTACACTTTACTGAAAAAGAAGAGAGTAAGAGAGGACAAATGGTTCAGATAATTTTACGTTAATTGAAAGAAATGGTTTTAGTTTATCTTAATTTTACTGGAAGTTTTAAGTTAATTAAAAGAAAAGGTTTCAGATTATCTTAATTAATGGCTGCAGTTCTTTCAGTTAGTAGGGTCTGCTGCAGTTCTTTCGGTTAGCAGGGTCATTGATGGCTGCAACCACCCAATATACAGGTGAAAACGTTGTTGTGAGGATATGAGTGAAAGGATAAACAAGTTGTTGCAAGAGAGATAATTCTAAGAAGTCAGAAAACTACTCCTTCTAGATCAAACAAGTTGTTACAGGAGTACTCCAACTGTAGATCAAacaagcagtagcagcagctaCTGCACCAAAATTAACACAAGATACTGACAGCAGCAGCCCAAGATTAACACAAACTACTGACAGTACCTCTATTAATCTCCTTCCCAACTGTAGATCAAACAAGCTACTCCAAAATTTGTGTTGGTCACTGCATTTCTCATCAGTGCAAATCTGCACactactgcatactcatatcctcACAACAATTCGTAACAGAGGGCCTAAAACACAGATGTTACTAAAAACTGAAAAGCCTACTGCATCAAAGCTACTCCAAATCAGTGCAAATCCACACTGGAGTAATAAAGTTTACTGCAAATCTGCACACTGGAGTAATTCAGATTTACTGCAACTTCTCTAAATCGCTACAAATCAGTGACTTGTGAGCATGAAGATTATTCCTCGCCCAGCTCAACTTGAAGAATCAAGATTATTCCTCCCCCAGCTAAAAAAAATGCAAGACTATTGCAATTTCCGACGACTCAGCTCACCCTTGTCTACGGGTCAACGATCCTATTCCGCAAAGAACTTGCAGACATGTCTATGGATCGAGGAAATTTCAGCAGCGCCAGGCCAGGGGAGATGGACAGACAGACAAAGGAGCAAAGCTGTAGTGGAGAAGGGACCTTTTCTTGCATGGTTAGGAGGGGCATCCCAGCGCCGTCGTGGATGGTGCGGCAGCTCCGGATGCTGAAGATGGCGCCCTTGACCTTGAGCACGACGGCGCCGTTGGCATCGGTGATGGCGAAGTCGCCGTCGGAGAGGCTGAGCGCCTTCTTGGTCACCGTCAGCGGCACCACGTAGGGCGCGCAGAACTGGTGCCCCACCACCGGCAGCGGCGCCGGTGGGGCTCCACATCAAGCGCCGTTGTGTCGCCGGAGTACTTGAGATGCGGCTCCAGATCCTCCCGCTCGGGCTCCAGATCCTCCCGTCGTCGTCTTCACGCCCGCGCCGGTGCCGCTTGGGCTCCGCTTCAGCGACTCCTCACGCCTATCCACAAGCAGATCGAGGACCAGCGCATGTGGATCCAGCTCCTCCTCGCCCAGCAGCCGTCGCcgacaaataaaaatggcagctttGTGTGGTGGGGAGCGGTGAGCGGCGATGCGGAGCAAGACGccggcgagagggagagagagggagcatcAACGGGGAGAGAGCGGcgtcgcgcgcgagagagagaggcgcCTGGTGGCCGGcgtcgcgcgcgagagagaggcaAGCGGGGGCGTCgcacgcgagggagagagagcGGGGGTGAGTGGGGAGAGAGTGGTCGGTGGCGTCGGGCGAGAAAGAGGGAAACGTGTCGGTCGGAGGGGTAGAATGGGAAACTCAGGGAAAATCGTAGCCTACGAAAATTTGTTCGTCGAATCGTTTAACGACATAcaattcggaacagagggagtaataaatagaagaaaataaagggTATGTTTGGAGTTCCGACGACATACATATGGTCTGGGTGATGCCTAGGGAGAGTCCAATGCCGGAGTAGGTAAAGGACATGACTGCGGCGACGATGGATAGCCACCATATCTGATCAAAGTCGGGGATCTGCGAGAAGACGATCTGCACAAGGCCGAAGAGGATCATGTATGGGTTGCTGGAGCTCTTGCACGGGTCGGCGTGTCCATTGGCGTGGAAACAGTCGGCCCTCCTGATGGCCCGCATGCTGATGGAGGACGCGATGGTGTAGCCGATGGCGACGCCGACGAGATTGGCGTACTGGATGACACCGCAGAAGATGACCTTGGGACCACCGAGGTTGGAGCGGACGGCATCCATGTAGGTGTAGTTGCGCTTCCCAGTGGCCGGGTCACCCGTGCGGTAGCACTcggcgagcagggtggaggtgtAATAGATGACAGCGGCGAAGAGGAGCATGACAGCGGGGCCAGCCACCCAGCCGAGCTGCGCGATGGCCCAGGCCAGCGAGAGCACGCCGGAGCCGATGACGGCGGTGATGATGTGCGCACTCGCCGTCCAGAACGTGCCGGAGCGGCGGGGCCGGCCGTCGTCGTCCATCCACGCCGCGTCCCCGGTGTTCCCGGCCTCCACGGACACCTCCATGGGCGCCACCACTTTCTTGGCGCCGCCGTTGCCTACCGCCATCACTTAAATTGTGCTGCTACGTACTCGACAATCCTCAGCAAGCTTGACTTGTCGTAGAGAGAGCTGATCGAGTTAGGCGCGTGTGAGGTGCTACCTAAGCTCAGCGCAAGCAGGTAGTTGACGGCTTGGGGAATGCTGTGTTCTTGGCGAGGGAGGAGGCGTGTGCCTGTGTGGGGAAatgggagggaggaggggaggtgtatatatagagGCTTTGGCTTTGGCGCCCCGGGTGAACATAGCTGTTGAGAATTCTAGCCTCCTAGCTTTTGCAGTGCGACTGTTTTGAGTTTTTGTTGACACGCTGGCATCGAAATGACGGCAAAACATAACATAGTTTTTTTTTCAGAGTAAAACATAATATAGTTGCCAAGCTGTGGTGGTGTACTTTAGATGACCGTCAT comes from Triticum aestivum cultivar Chinese Spring chromosome 5B, IWGSC CS RefSeq v2.1, whole genome shotgun sequence and encodes:
- the LOC123111011 gene encoding uncharacterized protein; translation: MCEGISHSHAGMPHFQLAGERDPLMGIMEYRNDSGFKVRLRGSNGRGDEPRRAKLRTPAKAAPAQRRGLQRQQHLCMGRNSPWARVGSSSPPLAGGSRAPARLHQRPAVDQHLVSTSGRQQSTTWARGGREEPLAWERSAGVEGRWRSRGGGGGVPGRRWRAGGRAAEAEVECRGGGGGGRR